The following proteins are co-located in the Eriocheir sinensis breed Jianghai 21 chromosome 34, ASM2467909v1, whole genome shotgun sequence genome:
- the LOC127007202 gene encoding LOW QUALITY PROTEIN: trithorax group protein osa-like (The sequence of the model RefSeq protein was modified relative to this genomic sequence to represent the inferred CDS: inserted 7 bases in 4 codons), with protein MRVSPAPPLTAGANPPHPPHSPHMSPAVGGPGSVVMPPHPGSGQSDSRGSNMHAPGYPPAAPPHMSSGPPPGPHGYSSKIGHLPPGAPPGPSYGQATYQGGHQYPPVRAQGPMMQPYPQNFPPGAPQSSQGSPSSMPPGPQYPPRPPHNNHVPPNTPYGYPPFGPQGWGAQGPPGPGMSSSMMPGAPSMAGKGGPVQMPSQVGQPGGSVGGPRPHTPPHSHYLKHISKFSNYTGPQMYPNGPGMAGLPPGVPNSSRESPQNNMPPPTSTPQPLTPSGAPLESAEHAPAPAPALSNSNPPSIGPDGNPVVDEASQQSTVSNNSAASGEDRSVTPKPHKEGPLGGPTMPGGMGGSQHPPSHPPTPINSASSPGAVSMNSQQDEFETVNSPGWPRSPSTQTVYANSQPPPPPDIYRPTKPGENLARLYEMSDSPERRAWLDKLLAFMDDNKTPITACPTISKNPLDLYALYLHVRERGGFVEVTKNKQWKDVAAVMGIGASSSGSYTLRKHYMKHILAYECKFDRGGVDPQPIINQIETAAKKKTTKTISVPSPGSSNSQDSFPPAGSNSSSLDGFSNGPHVPGGPGVPGPYPQYPPSSEYGGHLPQRQPAQATSGYQGYQGSQYQSYHGMQGGYTQAGYPNSGYPPDGRGYPPPGPPNHQGSYQGSYQQPGGYQRPAYTQGQPGFQQDQYPGMGTSGSSYGNSQLAKQLLNPPRSAAPIYQGYQGGSMYPPQKSGSAPSPGPPGPAPPAGPYQAGPRRHPDFEKTQPPGWRTNNQYGGFAGQSQPGPPQQPWSRPNDSTPPGAPAAQWSQPRFPGAQPQFPGTVSVGRGWSGGSFTQNVGPRAQGPGSKQNYLVPPGSSFKAGAGLYGYTGKHQFPLDSVEAVLPVLARRKRMTRTDLPTCDPWRLLMSLRCGLAAEVTXALDVLNILLFDDQTVVYXGLHHMPGLLEALIEHLRRGLINMFDICSELELGRDDEATGANKRVKAEQHDLSDRPWYLRPPPSPTLDLDLGRLDDDDPSNKEEVLRGTEDFTLITKTGKSVKFVRRDGELFLREGVREWDKWEGFSSGVDTWSVGGGECTAHIICTMQSAVPPLVFTRLLPGKDGKVDYPLQTRIKEEVKEEIKKETDQQEESVVKKVKVKEEVEEEPKPEDKEEKMEVVRVKEELEEEQQQEEEMEVAEEEEEEEEEDTSNTNSTKQPPLAPPLSKKDRVSDLLAEMKEKRVGKMEDQLTREKCDNSKDIKATFGPRVNRVNNSGKSKLDEIFKRLNKDSSQDTHNATDSKKPVKETSNGGPALKKDSESQPAQPQPPPQLQPQSKEDNNSSSNNTTTTPNNTNSSSNSSSGGATAAAKPEQVSSESTATEKKTEEQSPCVLTKRPASKEQLERRESSGSRRESGCFKRPHEDLEEEAWGPDEAPLSTTTEGRTGWRRVICAXTVIRNLSFIPGNEDIMSKSASLLALLGKTILLHHDHPRRTPSTAHYDRDEEADLSDWCSSLAPDTHWWWPXLHHVHENTLVTLANMAGNLDLSVYPEEISRPLLNGLLHWATCPASYGQDPFPGGGTSPQSSLSPQRLALEALVKLCVLDQNTDLVLATPPFTRLDNLCGQLTRLMCRGEDQVLREFSINLLHYFSAADSGVARVIAMQNGCVSLLVAFIEEAEQAAMNVANVQGVSALKENPELMGTSLDMVRRSANTLVHLSRVPANARVISGTENRLLTLVMSQILDTYVASQLSQVLFNVAHLQGEASQYSPSPSPPSSPAPAQSSDVSSTATLPPLPLPLPIPLSVLPPVSLPVPPPSAAPVATPAPAPATTTTPPAPTTTTTPTTTVTAPSTTAPTSTPTTSPTTTTTPATTPNPTPASVPAPTPASASAPTPAAAPDGPTDPKSPVGDAPSNPAPAAAPATTPVPATTTAPAPSSPTPAQAPAPAAAAPTPTSAPAVNHDSAAPSELEKSTSNATSSGSPNPEPAPTQPPSSPSSSTTSTTTTTTTTTTTTTTPSTQSSTSTTTIATTTTTTTSTTTNASHPTASLSLGKHSSLSPSPNPVPATPNTPQMAPLPVKTLSAPPTQTTNSDSTSKCEPWRRGGRRQRSPAANSSS; from the exons CCAGTACCCCCCACGGCCCCCGCACAACAACCACGTCCCCCCAAACACGCCATACGGGTATCCTCCATTCGGGCCGCAGGGCTGGGGCGCACAGGGGCCGCCGGGGCCAGGCATGTCCAGCTCCATGATGCCCGGGGCCCCCAGCATGGCGGGCAAGGGTGGCCCCGTCCAGATGCCCAGCCAGGTGGGGCAGCCCGGCGGCAGCGTGGGTGGGCCGCGCCCCCACACTCCACCCCACAGCCACTACCTGAAGCACATCTCCAAGTTTAGCAACTACACTGGGCCACAGATGTACCCCAACGGCCCGGGGATGGCTGGCCTGCCCCCGGGTGTCCCCAACAGCAGCCGGGAGAGTCCACAGAACAACATGCCTCCCCCAACCTCCACCCCGCAGCCCCTAACACCCTCCGGTGCCCCGTTGGAGTCAGCTGAGCATGCCCCTGCCCCGGCCCCGGCCCTCAGCAACAGCAATCCACCATCCATTGGCCCCGACGGGAACCCTGTGGTGGATGAGGCATCGCAGCAGTCCACTGTCTCCAACAACTCTGCTG CCTCTGGAGAGGACCGCTCAGTGACCCCCAAGCCCCACAAGGAAGGGCCACTAGGAGGACCGACAATGCCCGGCGGAATGGGCGGCTCGCAACATCCACCCTCACATCCCCCAACACCCATCAACTCAGCCTCCTCCCCCGGTGCTGTCTCCATGAACTCTCAGCAAGACGAATTCGAAACCGTGAACTCCCCGGGCTGGCCAAGAAGCCCCAGCACACAGACG GTGTATGCTAACAGtcagccacccccaccccctgaCATCTACAGACCAACAAAG CCTGGGGAGAACCTGGCTCGTCTGTATGAGATGTCAGATTCCCCAGAGAGGAGGGCGTGGCTTGACAAGTTACTGGCGTTTATGGACGACAACAAGACCCCCATAACTGCCTGCCCCACCATCAGTAAGAACCCGCTGGACCTCTATGCCCTCTACCTCCACGTGAGGGAGCGGGGCGGCTTTGTGGAG GTAACCAAGAACAAGCAGTGGAAGGACGTGGCGGCAGTGATGGGCATTGGGGCCTCTTCTTCAGGCTCATACACGCTGCGCAAACACTACATGAAGCACATTCTGGCCTACGAGTGTAAGTTTGACAGGGGCGGTGTTGACCCCCAGCCCATCATCAACCAGATAGAGACGGCGGCCAAGAAGAAGACAACCAAAACCATCTCTGTGCCGTCGCCTG GATCCTCAAACTCCCAGGACTCCTTCCCCCCCGCTGGCTCGAACTCCAGCTCTCTTGATGGCTTCTCCAATGGGCCCCACGTGCCGGGTGGCCCAGGTGTGCCAGGCCCCTACCCGCAGTACCCGCCCTCATCAGAGTACGGCGGTCACTTGCCCCAGCGCCAACCTGCCCAAGCAACATCAG GGTATCAGGGGTACCAAGGAAGTCAGTACCAAAGCTATCACGGTATGCAGGGTGGGTACACTCAGGCAGGGTACCCCAACTCTGGCTACCCCCCTGACGGACGTGGGTATCCTCCCCCAGGGCCCCCCAATCACCAGGGCAGCTACCAGGGGTCATACCAGCAACCAGGGGGGTACCAGCGCCCTGCATACACACAGGGACAACCAGGGTTCCAGCAGGACCAGTACCCAGGG ATGGGCACTAGCGGCAGCAGCTACGGCAACTCCCAATTGGCCAAGCAACTGCTGAACCCCCCTCGCAGCGCTGCTCCCATATACCAA gGTTACCAGGGGGGAAGCATGTACCCGCCCCAGAAGTCCGGGTCAGCCCCCAGCCCCGGCCCACCTGGCCCCGCTCCCCCTGCCGGCCCCTACCAGGCGGGGCCAAGACGACACCCAGACTTTGAGAAGACGCAGCCCCCAG GTTGGAGGACCAACAATCAGTACGGAGGGTTTGCGGGGCAGAGCCAGCCGGGGCCGCCCCAGCAGCCGTGGAGCAGACCCAATGACTCCACACCGCCCGGGGCACCGGCCGCACAGTGGAGTCAACCCAGGTTTCCAGGAGCCCAACCTCAGTTCCCGGGAACGGTGAGTGTG GGTCGGGGTTGGTCGGGAGGCAGCTTCACCCAGAATGTAGGGCCCAGAGCACAGGGCCCAGGCTCCAAACAGAATTACCTAGTTCCTCCAGGTTCTTCATTCAAG gcTGGTGCTGGGCTATACGGCTATACAGGCAAGCACCAGTTCCCCCTAGACAGTGTGGAGGCGGTGTTGCCAGTGCTGGCTCGCAGAAAACGGATGACTCGCACTGACCTGCCTACCTGTGACCCCTGGAGGCTTCTCATGTCCCTCAG GTGTGGGTTAGCAGCTGAGGTGAC TGCTCTGGACGTACTCAACATCCTGCTCTTTGACGACCAGACGGTGGTGTA TGGGCTGCACCACATGCCGGGGTTGCTCGAGGCCCTTATAGAGCACCTGCGCCGTGGCCTCATCAACATGTTCGATATCTGCTCGGAGTTGGAGCTCGGGCGTGATGACGAGGCAACGGGAGCCAACAAGAGGGTGAAG GCGGAGCAGCACGATTTATCCGACCGGCCTTGGTACCTGCGGCCTCCACCCTCGCCCACCCTTGACCTGGACTTGGGAAGGCTGGACGATGACGACCCATCCAACAAGGAGGAGGTGCTGCGCGGGACTGAGGACTTCACCCTCATCACCAAGACCGGGAAGAGTGTCAAATTCGTGCGACGGGACGGGGAGCTGTTCCTGCGGGAGGGAGTGCGGGAGTGGGACAAATGGGAGGGATTCAGTTCTGGGGTAGACACGTGGTCGGTAGGTGGAGGGGAGTGCACCGCCCACATCATCTGTACCATGCAGAGTGCCGTGCCTCCGCTGGTATTCACAAGGCTACTCCCAGGGAAGGATGGCAAGGTGGACTATCCTCTGCAAACCCGCatcaaggaggaggtgaaggaggagattaAGAAGGAGACGGATCAGCAGGAGGAGAGTGTGgtgaagaaggtgaaggtgaaggaagaagtagaggaggaaccGAAGccagaagataaagaggagaaaatggaggtggtacgggtgaaagaggagctggaggaggagcagcaacaggaggaggagatggaggtagcggaagaagaggaggaggaggaagaggaggatacctCCAACACCAACTCGACAAAACAGCCTCCCCTTGCACCTCCACTGTCGAAAAAGGACCGGGTGTCGGACCTGCTagcagagatgaaggagaagcgGGTGGGCAAGATGGAGGACCAGCTGACGAGGGAAAAGTGTGACAACTCCAAAGACATCAAGGCCACTTTTGGGCCACGCGTCAACAGAGTCAACAACTCCGGCAAGAGCAAGCTGGATGAGATCTTCAAGCGCCTCAACAAGGACTCGTCGCAGGACACCCACAACGCCACCGACAGCAAAAAGCCGGTGAAGGAGACAAGCAATGGAGGTCCAGCCCTGAAGAAGGACAGTGAGTCTCAGCCAGCACAGCCCCAGCCACCACCACAGCTGCAACCACAGTCAAAGGaggacaacaacagcagcagtaacaacaccactaccacccccaacaacaccaacagcagcagtaacagtagtagtggtggtgcaaCAGCAGCGGCAAAACCAGAGCAGGTAAGCAGTGAATCAACAGCTACGGAAAAGAAGACTGAGGAGCAGAGCCCATGCGTGTTGACCAAGCGACCAGCCTCAAAGGAGCAACTGGAGCGGAGGGAAAGCAGCGGCTCACGGCGGGAGAGCGGGTGCTTCAAACGGCCTCACGAGGACctggaggaggaggcttggggtCCTGATGAGGCGCCACTGAGCACCACCACTGAGGGCAGGACTGGCTGGCGCCGTGTCATCTGCG GCACAGTGATCCGTAACCTGTCCTTCATCCCCGGCAACGAGGACATCATGAGCAAGTCTGCCTCACTGCTAGCACTGCTGGGCAAGACTATCCTGCTCCACCATGACCACCCTCGCCGCACGCCCTCCACAGCACACTATGACCGCGACGAAGAGGCCGACCTGAGTGACTGGTGCAGCTCGCTGGCCCCTGACACACACTGGTGGTGGCC CCTCCACCACGTGCACGAGAACACCTTGGTCACCCTCGCCAACATGGCTGGCAACCTGGACCTCTCCGTGTACCCCGAGGAGATCTCCCGCCCCCTGCTGAATGGCCTCCTGCACTGGGCCACGTGTCCTGCCTCCTACGGCCAGGATCCCTTCCCGGGGGGCGGCACCTCCCCACAGTCGTCCCTGTCGCCGCAGCGGCTGGCCCTGGAGGCACTGGTGAAGCTGTGTGTGCTGGACCAGAACACTGACCTGGTGCTTGCCACGCCGCCCTTCACCCGCCTCGACAACCTATGCGGCCAGCTGACTCGTCTCATGTGCCGCGGCGAGGACCAGGTGCTGCGCGAGTTCTCCATCAATCTGCTGCACTACTTCTCTGCTGCGGACAGTGGCGTGGCTCGAGTCATTGCCATGCAGAACGGGTGCGTCTCACTGCTGGTGGCCTTCATCGAGGAGGCAGAGCAAGCAGCCATGAATGTGGCCAATGTGCAGGGGGTGAGTGCCCTCAAAGAGAACCCTGAGCTCATGGGGACAAGCCTAGATATGGTGCGGCGCTCAGCCAACACCCTGGTGCACCTCTCCAGGGTACCAGCCAATGCGCGGGTGATCTCTGGCACCGAGAACCGCCTCCTCACGCTTGTCATGAGCCAAATCCTTGACACCTATGTGGCCTCTCAGCTCTCCCAGGTGCTGTTCAATGTGGCCCATTTGCAGGGTGAGGCCTCCCAGTACTCCCCCAGCccatccccaccctcctccccggCCCCTGCACAATCCTCAGACGTCTCTAGCACAGCCACTCTCccaccactccctctccctctgcccaTCCCCCTGTCTGTCCTtccccctgtctccctccctgtaCCCCCGCCCTCTGCTGCACCTGTAGCCACCCCAGCCCCTGcccctgctaccaccaccacccctcctgcccctaccacaaccaccaccccaacAACTACTGTCACTGCTCCCTCTACCACAGCCCCGACTTCAACCCCCACTACAAGcccaaccactactaccacccctgCCACAACCCCAAACCCCACCCCAGCTTCTGTCCCCGCACCGACCCCAGCCTCAGCATCAGCCCCCACCCCTGCTGCAGCTCCAGATGGCCCCACAGACCCCAAGTCCCCAGTAGGTGATGCCCCCAGCAATCCAGCCCCTGCTGCAGCCCCGGCCACAACTCCAGTCCCAGCCACCACCACGGCCCCAGCCCCATCATCCCCCACCCCAGCGCAGGCCCCAGCCCCTGCCGCAGcagcccccacccccacctcagcCCCAGCAGTTAATCATGACTCAGCAGCCCCCAGTGAGTTGGAGAAGAGCACTAGCAATGCCACGTCATCAGGGAGCCCCAACCCGGAGCCAGCCCCTACCCAgcccccctcctcaccctcctcctccaccacatccacaaccacaaccaccaccaccaccaccaccaccaccaccactccctccacccaatcctccacctccaccactaccatcgctacaaccacaaccaccaccacctccaccacaacaaaCGCCTCACACCCCACGGCATCATTAAGCTTAGGTAAACACTCCAGCTTATCTCCTTCCCCCAACCCAGTCCCTGCCACCCCCAACACCCCCCAGATGGCTCCCCTCCCCGTCAAGACCCTCTccgccccccccacacaaaccacAAATTCAGATTCGACCTCAAAGTGTGAGCCCTGGCGGCGTGGCGGGCGGCGGCAGCGGAGCCCCGCAGCCAACTCCTCATCTTAG